Below is a window of 'Nostoc azollae' 0708 DNA.
GCAAAGGACACATTTCATTACTGGCTAGAGATATTACGAGATGTTTTCCCTCCTAGTCTCCTTAAACAGGTAGAAAAACCTCATAGCGCTTATACCATGGCGACTCAGAACAAAAGGCAGGAAATAAAGAGTTTTCCACCAAGGGTATTTTTGTTGAACAGGTCA
It encodes the following:
- a CDS encoding transposase family protein, which codes for MPTFEVLGLHFGIWKTEAKDTFHYWLEILRDVFPPSLLKQVEKPHSAYTMATQNKRQEIKSFPPRVFLLNRSLDL